CAAAAACAAATTTTTGCTCGAAGTATGTTATAAGTACCTAGTCCTTGCTTTTAACATACGTTTAATTCATTTCCCGTAAAAGCCAAGTAACATTATCAGATTACTTGGCTTTTATTATGCCGTTCTTTATTTATAATTTAACATACAAAAACTCGCCGTTTTTAAATTTAACGGCGAGTTTTTATATGTTAATTACCAAGCAAATAATCCGACAAATCCTGCTGTCATTAGCGATACTAAAATACCTGCTAACAGTAACATTGGTACGTATTGAGAGACAAAGTCTGAAGTCTTTTTGTCTACAATGCCTTTTAACGTACCAACAATCATACCAATTGTTGAGAAGTTGGCAAATGATATTAAGAAAGTCGTAATCACTGCACGTCTATGTGGCGAGTAAGAACCGATAACATCTTTAATTTGTCCCATAACTACGAACTCATTTGTCACAATTTTCTTAGCCATTTGTTGTGCTACAATCCATGCTTCATCAAAAGGCAAGCCAAGTAGTAAGGCAAATGGATACATGAAGACGCCTAATATCTGATCCAGACCAAAACTACCCTTCAATCCTACCCATGTACTGATAACGCCTGTCAACGCGTTAATTAAACGGTCGATTAAATCTGACAATGCCACAAAACTAATTACGAATGCAATTATGATTAAAATCAATTTACCTGCATTTAAAACGGAATCACCTAAGAATGAGAAAAATGGTTGTTTTTCAAGCTCATTATTTTTAATACTATAAATGACGTCATTTTGTTCCTCAATACGTACCGGATTTAATATGGCTGACACTATAATCGCATTTATTATATTTAGCGGTATAGCCGTAAGCACTAAATCTCCGGGTACCATCGCTACATACGCCCCTACGATAGCACCAGATACTGAACTCATAGACATCATGGCTACTGTAAGTACACGCGCCTCGTTCATTCTTTTCAATTGTTCACTAGAAACCGCTAAGGCTTCTGTGTTACCTAAAAACATCATTTCGATACCGAAGAATGATTCAAATTTAGGCTGTCTAGTAATTTTAGCCAATAGCCAACCTATCCAACCAATCACACGTGGTAAGATATTAAAATACATTAGAACATCAAATAGTGGTACTATAAGTAAAATAGGGAATAAAGCACTTACTGCCATATCCATATTTTTTTGACCCACCCAGCTTGCAAAAGCAAAACCTGTTCCCGCATGAGCGGATTGTATAACCCAAGCAATGGCATTAGCTAAACTTTGGACGACCGCCTTCCCCCACGGGAAATAAATAAAGAACCATGCCAAAATGACATTGACGATAACTAAAATAATAATTGATTTCCACTGTATATCTTTACGATTTCTAGAAAAAATTACTGCAATTGCTAAAAATACTAGCAATCCAATTATATTAATTACTAAAAACATTGAACCCCCACCGTTTCATTTGTCTGTCTTTTAGTTACTAAACTCCCAATAATTTGACTAACTTATTATCATGCTAATATTTAAGAAAATATGTGACAATGTGACCAAATCCTTCTAAAATCAAACACCTTGCCACTTTATATGTATTCGCTTACAAAGTCACCATTAAACGTTTCACTTACTTAATCGTCATCTTTGATAGCAAGTTAATTATAGCATGCTAATACTTGCGTTAAAATAAATATTTTATGATATTTATAACCTTAATATAACGATTCACTTTTGTTTTTAATTACTATTTAGATTTTGAGTCGTTACAAATTGCTGGTATTTTTCATGGGTATTAATTAATGTTTCATGGTTACCTACACCTGTCACGCGCCCCTTATCTATAAAAACAATTTGATCAGCTTTTCTTATAGTAGAAAGGCGGTGTGCAATAACAACGGTAGTTCTATTAGTCATTAATTCTTCTAATGCCTCTTGAATCTTACTTTCACTTTCACTATCCAAGTTCGCGGTCGCTTCATCTAACAATAAGATATCCGGATTTTTAACAAAACTTCGTGCAATATCTATCCTTTGTCGTTGACCACCTGAAAGTTTCACGCCCCGTTCTCCTACCAACGTGTCATACCCTTGCTCTAAATTCATAATAAAATCATCACAGTTGGCTAATTTGGCATATTTAACTAATTCTGCTGTAGAGACTTCACGATTAATTCCATATAATATATTGTCTTTAATAGTACCATTCATCATCGCATTAGATTGCATTACATAACCAATTTTATTGCGCCATTCAGCCAATGGCATATCATAAATTGAGTCATCTCCATATGCAACTCTACCTGAATCAATATCATACATACGTTCTATAATATTAAAAATCGTACTTTTCCCCGAACCTGAAGGACCAACAAAAGCTGTAACTTTGCCTGATGGAATTTCAAAATTTACATCATCTAAAATAGATTTAACATCATACTTAAAATCAACCTGATTAAATTCCAATGTACTACCTGCAATAATGTTAGCATTTTCGACATGCATAACTTCTAGTGGCTCTTGCATGATTTCATATATTCTGGCACTCGCACCGACCGCCTTTTTGTAATCAGTAACTAATGTAGATAAATTCACTAATGGCGAGGATAGCTGAACGACGTAAAATATCATCGCGATCAATGTACCAGCCGATATAGCACCTGAAGCAATACGTAAGGCACCAAAACCTAAAATAATCGCAATCGTCAATAGCATGATTAGCCCAGATAATGGTTGGATAATCGCAGTAATTTTTGCCTGCTTCAAACCTAAATCATAAATTCTATTTAGATTTCGATGTGCATTATCTAATTCAGCCTCTTCAGTATTTGAAACTTTAACTAAACGCATCTCAGTCAACACACGTCCTAGTAACCCACTAAAATTGGCAATCTCTGTTTGTGTTTTTTTGGAAACATTTTGCATTACTTTACCTAATGGAATCATAATTATGACAAATACTGGAATTGTTATAAACGTCAACAATGTCATCTTCCAATCCATAATAAATAACATAATAAAAGAACCGATAATCGTAATTGCTGAGGGTAACAGGTTAGGTAATTTTTGAGAAATAAATTCATTAATTACTTTGGTGTCATCCGTTAAACGGCTCATTAATTGACCACTTTCATTTTGATCAAAAAATGGCATTTTCAAATGAATAATATGTTGCCATAACAGTGAACGAATGGCATAAATTATTTTTTCGCCAATTTTGCTTAATAGGTAAAGACCAACCCCACTTAAAATTGCGTTAAGTATAAACACACCAATAAACAACATAATGAAATTCCAATTCATACTGTCAAAAGAAAAATTATCTACTAATTTTCCTGTAAACGCTGGGACAACCAAGCCTGTAATACTACCTAAAGAAGAAATAATAACGGCAACGATTATTAACAATGTTGGCCAGTTAATTTTTTTAAATAAATAGAACAATGGATTAGCTTGCATAACGATTTGTACCTCTTTTTCTAGTATTAATTTTATGCTAGGACTTAAATAATTAACTCCATTTAATTTCATGATAACATTTTTTATTAGAAAAATATTAAATATTGCCAACAATATTTATGTTCTAAACTTTGTCGTTGTCTTTACCTATATTCGTTTATTAATTCTATGCAATATGCTAAAATACTTCTATTATCAAAAAAAGAGAATATGTTAAGAGGGTTTGTAATTTATGAGAAAGTTAATTCTAATGATGGTAATGCTATTCTTTATATCTACAATAACATCACCATTTGCTAATGCCGAAAGTGAAACGCCGACAAATATAGCTAATCAATACGGCTACAAAGTTTCTGATGCTTATCAACCTAAAGGGGCTGCAAATATTGCACAAACTGGTCAAATCTTATATCAATATAATATAGACCAAAAATGGTATACAGCTTCAATGGCTAAAGAAATGACAATGTATTTAACATTATTAAAAATTAAAAAAGGTGATTTATCATTAAATGACAAAGTTAAAATAACTAATGATCATTATAGAATGTCTACATTACCAGAATTAAGTAATACAAAATTATATCCTGGCGAAACATACACAATTAAAGAGTTACTTCAAATTACGGTGTCTGCGTCGAGTAATGCGGCAGCATTAATTTTAGCCGATAAAGTTTCTGGCAATACTTCAGACTTCACAGATTTAATGAATAAAAAAGCTAAAGAAATTGGTATGACGCATACACACTTTGTAAATCCAACTGGGGCCGAAAATAAACAACTTAAAGACTTCGTTCCTAAACGTTATAAAAATGAAGATAGTACGATGTCTACTACTAGAGATTTTGAAATATTATCTCAACGTGCGATTCAAGATACACCATCTATTATTGATTTCACTAAAAAAATCGCTCCAACACAACACGGTGTTACATATTACACATACAACCATTCGTTAGAAGGCGCCGATATGAGCTTACAAGGTACTGATGGTTTAAAAACTGGTTCAAGTGATTTAGCCAATTACAATCACACGATAACTACGAAAAGAAACGACTTTAGAATTACACAAACAATCATGGGTGCTGGTAATTACAATAAATTTGGTGGCGAAAAACAACGTAATATGATGGGTAATGCTATGATGAACAAGTCATTTGACCAATATAAATATGTAAAAATATTGAGCAAAGGCGAACATAAAATTAATGGCAAAAAATACTTTGTAGAAAAGGATTTGTATGATGTATTACCTAAAAATGCTACGACTAAAGATTATAAATTTGTAGTTAAAGATAAAAAAGTTCATATTGAGTATAATCGTCAATTTATTTCTGACAAGTATGGACCTCCTTCGGTCAAAGTTAAGAAACCATTAGTACATCAGGCTACGACAATCGTTAAAACTACATGGGACGGTCATCCTGTATTAACATTATTAGGTCTTATACTTATCATTGCAGCTTGCGCTATACTCATTTATTTATTAATCGACTTTATTAGACGCAAATCAAATAAATCCAAATAACATCTAAATTTCCGAGACATTATTATCTCCATTAAATGCAAAATGACAATTTCTATCTTATTCAATAGAAATTGTCATTTTTTATATCTTAAAATCTATGATGCTTGTTACGTTTCATACACATATATCTCTATAATTTTAGTTACTATGATTTAGTGATATTCATTAAATTATGGACAGCAATTTTTAATCGACTTAAAAGTAAATATAAATTTTTAGGTATTATATTCGACAAACTTTTAAGAAATTGAGAAAAGTTGAAGACTATAAATTCAAGTTACCTTTTAATCAAATGATATAACACGACAATAGAATAAAAATCCGCCATAAAAAATAAGCTAGCTTAAGCATTTAGTCTCAAGACATGCTTTAACATAAAGCAGAACAATACTAATCATAAAATAAAAGAAGCCATTCAATAATTTTAATCGAATGACTTCTTTACTGAGATGAACACCCCAGAATTCATTTTAATTTGCTTCGTCACCATATAATTCTTTTTTAATTTGAGTAGTTGAAATACCTTCTGTACGTTTTAAATATACGACTTCACACTTATCTGTTAGGAAGTCAAACTCGCCTTCCCAATCATGACCCATTACAAAAGTATCTACTTCAAATCGTTCTACATCTTTTTCTTTTTGTCCCCAGTCTTCTTCAGCAATTACGAGATCAACATAGCGAATAGCTTCAAGCATAACTTTTCGTTGTTCAAAGTTATAATATGATTTCTTATCTTTGATACGGTTGAATTCATCTGAAGACAACGCAACAATTAGATAATCACCCATTTCTCGAGCTCTTCTTAATAATTCTATATGCCCGTAATGTAATAAATCATAAGTACCATAAGTAATTACTCTTTTCATTATAAATACTCCCTAAAATTATTATATGTCTAGCCATATTAGTAAAAATTATAGCATACAATTTTTACTAATACTAATATATAAAAGTATATAATTTTTATCTTTTTAATATTTTCTTTAATTTCAACTTGCCTCTAAATTTTGCTTTATGAGGTAGTATTTCCATTTTAAATCTATAATAATTAGGACGGCCTATACCAACATAATGCAAAGTCGTGCGCCATTCTTCATATAAATCTTTAGTCCATCCACTGCAACCTTGTTCAATAACCTTGACTATTCTAAACAATGACTTACCTTCATAATCAGTACTTTGCATCGCTTTAATATAGTTAGTAACATTATTAATAAGCGCTTGCGTAACATTTTTATGTGTCGTTATATATGCTTGAATCAAATAACTAACAATAAGTTCATCCATTCGATAACTATAATATCGTCTAACATGTTCTAATAATAATTCTTCCATTACACGTTGTCTGACCTTCATGGCATCAGCCATATATGCTAAAAAGCGTTCAGCACGTTGCTCAGTAACAGAGCCTTCTACCTCATTATATGCATAGACAATATTAGGCAATAATTGAATGTCGCTTGCTTTTTTAAAAGCTTTTGTTATGAATGTATGTTCTTCACAAAAAACAACATCTTCATCAAAACGTAAGTTAGCGAATTTAGCATTAAACATTTTTGCGCCTGGGCCAATTGATTGTAAAACTTCAGGACACTGTGCAAGATTTACTTTTTCAAATTTATTTAACCCTTTATGGGTAGGGATACTTTGCCATTCTCCATCTTTTCCTCTACCAATTTGACCTAACACAATATCGACCGCTTCATCTTTAATGTAATAATCTGCCATATAATCAATTCTACTAGGTAAAAATTGATCATCAGCATCTAAAAACATAAAGACGTCGCTTGTTACATGTGTTAATCCTATATTACGACTAATAGCTGCCCCTTTGTTGTCTTGATTAATAATTTTAATATTTTTAAATTCTTTCTCTAATTGTGCTAATACTGCTTGTGTAGTATCTGTCGAGCCATCATTAACACAAATAATTTCATAATCATGTTTAGTATCAATAGAAGCTACGGCTCGTCGAATTGTATTTTCAGCGTTAAAAACTGGAATAATGAAGGCTATTTTCATTTTTTAGTCTCCTTCTCAATAAAATGAATGACATCTTCAGTACTATTTTGTGTATTATATTTATGCCATTCTTTAAACAATGGTTTAAATTGCGATTCACCATTTTGAATCAGTCGAATTAATGCATCTTCACTGTATGCTTTATAAGTTTCTGGAATATTTTTAAAAAATTGATTTAAACCTCTATCATTGTCATAATCAGTTTCATCATAAACATAAAAGATTGTAGGTTTATTTAATAG
The genomic region above belongs to Staphylococcus durrellii and contains:
- a CDS encoding ABC transporter ATP-binding protein — protein: MQANPLFYLFKKINWPTLLIIVAVIISSLGSITGLVVPAFTGKLVDNFSFDSMNWNFIMLFIGVFILNAILSGVGLYLLSKIGEKIIYAIRSLLWQHIIHLKMPFFDQNESGQLMSRLTDDTKVINEFISQKLPNLLPSAITIIGSFIMLFIMDWKMTLLTFITIPVFVIIMIPLGKVMQNVSKKTQTEIANFSGLLGRVLTEMRLVKVSNTEEAELDNAHRNLNRIYDLGLKQAKITAIIQPLSGLIMLLTIAIILGFGALRIASGAISAGTLIAMIFYVVQLSSPLVNLSTLVTDYKKAVGASARIYEIMQEPLEVMHVENANIIAGSTLEFNQVDFKYDVKSILDDVNFEIPSGKVTAFVGPSGSGKSTIFNIIERMYDIDSGRVAYGDDSIYDMPLAEWRNKIGYVMQSNAMMNGTIKDNILYGINREVSTAELVKYAKLANCDDFIMNLEQGYDTLVGERGVKLSGGQRQRIDIARSFVKNPDILLLDEATANLDSESESKIQEALEELMTNRTTVVIAHRLSTIRKADQIVFIDKGRVTGVGNHETLINTHEKYQQFVTTQNLNSN
- a CDS encoding NupC/NupG family nucleoside CNT transporter; this encodes MFLVINIIGLLVFLAIAVIFSRNRKDIQWKSIIILVIVNVILAWFFIYFPWGKAVVQSLANAIAWVIQSAHAGTGFAFASWVGQKNMDMAVSALFPILLIVPLFDVLMYFNILPRVIGWIGWLLAKITRQPKFESFFGIEMMFLGNTEALAVSSEQLKRMNEARVLTVAMMSMSSVSGAIVGAYVAMVPGDLVLTAIPLNIINAIIVSAILNPVRIEEQNDVIYSIKNNELEKQPFFSFLGDSVLNAGKLILIIIAFVISFVALSDLIDRLINALTGVISTWVGLKGSFGLDQILGVFMYPFALLLGLPFDEAWIVAQQMAKKIVTNEFVVMGQIKDVIGSYSPHRRAVITTFLISFANFSTIGMIVGTLKGIVDKKTSDFVSQYVPMLLLAGILVSLMTAGFVGLFAW
- the pbp4 gene encoding penicillin-binding protein PBP4, with amino-acid sequence MRKLILMMVMLFFISTITSPFANAESETPTNIANQYGYKVSDAYQPKGAANIAQTGQILYQYNIDQKWYTASMAKEMTMYLTLLKIKKGDLSLNDKVKITNDHYRMSTLPELSNTKLYPGETYTIKELLQITVSASSNAAALILADKVSGNTSDFTDLMNKKAKEIGMTHTHFVNPTGAENKQLKDFVPKRYKNEDSTMSTTRDFEILSQRAIQDTPSIIDFTKKIAPTQHGVTYYTYNHSLEGADMSLQGTDGLKTGSSDLANYNHTITTKRNDFRITQTIMGAGNYNKFGGEKQRNMMGNAMMNKSFDQYKYVKILSKGEHKINGKKYFVEKDLYDVLPKNATTKDYKFVVKDKKVHIEYNRQFISDKYGPPSVKVKKPLVHQATTIVKTTWDGHPVLTLLGLILIIAACAILIYLLIDFIRRKSNKSK
- a CDS encoding glycosyltransferase family 2 protein, which gives rise to MKIAFIIPVFNAENTIRRAVASIDTKHDYEIICVNDGSTDTTQAVLAQLEKEFKNIKIINQDNKGAAISRNIGLTHVTSDVFMFLDADDQFLPSRIDYMADYYIKDEAVDIVLGQIGRGKDGEWQSIPTHKGLNKFEKVNLAQCPEVLQSIGPGAKMFNAKFANLRFDEDVVFCEEHTFITKAFKKASDIQLLPNIVYAYNEVEGSVTEQRAERFLAYMADAMKVRQRVMEELLLEHVRRYYSYRMDELIVSYLIQAYITTHKNVTQALINNVTNYIKAMQSTDYEGKSLFRIVKVIEQGCSGWTKDLYEEWRTTLHYVGIGRPNYYRFKMEILPHKAKFRGKLKLKKILKR
- the tagD gene encoding glycerol-3-phosphate cytidylyltransferase; translated protein: MKRVITYGTYDLLHYGHIELLRRAREMGDYLIVALSSDEFNRIKDKKSYYNFEQRKVMLEAIRYVDLVIAEEDWGQKEKDVERFEVDTFVMGHDWEGEFDFLTDKCEVVYLKRTEGISTTQIKKELYGDEAN